In one window of Salvia splendens isolate huo1 unplaced genomic scaffold, SspV2 ctg476, whole genome shotgun sequence DNA:
- the LOC121790320 gene encoding gibberellin receptor GID1B-like: MAGSDEVNRVVPLHTWILISTFKLSYNLLRRPDGTFNRDLNEYLDRNVTANAVPVDGMYSFDTVDRLTSLANRIYLPARDNEPQLGIVEVEKPLSTSEVVPVIVFFHGGSFVHSSASSAIYDTFCRRLVKTCKAAVVSVNYRRSPEHRYPCAYDDGLTALKWVNSRAWLRSGKENDLKVHIYLAGDSSGGNIAHHVALRAADEGVEVLGNILLHPLFGGEERTESEKRLDGKYFVRIQERDWYWRAYLPEGEDRDHPACNVFGPRSQSLEGLSFPKSLVVVAGLDLLQDWQIGYVEGLKKYGHDVKLLYLEKATIGFYFLPNNEHFESLMDEIKSFIQS; encoded by the exons ATGGCGGGCAGTGATGAAGTAAAT AGAGTTGTTCCCCTGCATACATGGATCCTTATATCCACCTTCAAGCTTTCATACAACTTGCTCCGACGGCCCGATGGCACGTTCAACCGCGATTTGAACGAATATCTTGACCGCAATGTAACTGCAAATGCTGTCCCTGTGGATGGGATGTACTCATTCGACACTGTGGATCGTCTTACCAGCCTGGCCAACCGCATTTATCTCCCTGCCCGTGACAATGAGCCTCAACTGGGGATAGTCGAAGTGGAGAAGCCCTTGAGCACCTCTGAAGTTGTACCTGTAATCGTATTCTTCCATGGTGGGAGCTTCGTCCATTCCTCGGCCAGCAGTGCTATCTATGACACATTCTGCCGCCGCCTTGTGAAAACCTGCAAGGCTGCAGTGGTATCTGTGAACTACCGGAGATCACCTGAGCACCGGTATCCATGTGCTTATGATGATGGATTGACAGCTCTTAAGTGGGTTAACTCGAGAGCATGGCTTCGAAGTGGGAAGGAGAATGATCTCAAAGTTCATATATATCTAGCAGGAGATAGTTCTGGTGGCAATATCGCTCATCATGTTGCATTGAGAGCTGCAGATGAGGGCGTGGAGGTATTAGGAAACATTCTTCTCCATCCCTTGTTCGGAGGGGAGGAGAGGACCGAGTCTGAGAAACGGTTGGATGGGAAATACTTTGTGAGGATTCAAGAAAGAGATTGGTATTGGAGAGCCTACCTACCAGAAGGCGAAGATAGGGATCATCCGGCCTGCAATGTGTTTGGCCCTAGGAGTCAAAGCCTAGAAGGGCTTAGTTTTCCAAAGAGTCTGGTTGTTGTGGCTGGATTGGACCTTCTTCAAGATTGGCAAATAGGTTATGTTGAAGGGCTCAAGAAATATGGTCATGATGTCAAGCTCCTCTATCTCGAAAAGGCCACAATTGGGTTCTACTTCTTGCCAAACAACGAGCATTTTGAATCGTTAATGGACGAGATCAAGAGCTTCATCCAATCCTAA